AACATCCAATCACAACTTCATCTGCCCCAAATAAATCCAATGGGAAAAGGGATTTGTGTGACAGTAGAAATGGTTCACTTCTTTGCATATATGCAGCAATCAGTCCTCACAACTCCTAACCCAGGGTAAGAGAAACagtaagagggagagagagagagagattccaccattaatcatcttcttcttcttttttccaatgTTGTTAGTCTTGGCATTGTCCATGGTAATGGGTGTAAATGGTGACCTCGTCAGCAGCGACTTTGAGAATGAGGTTATGGGGTATGCATagagaagggaagagggagaatTGAGAATTCAAGAAGGCCCCACCTAACAAAGTTAGAATTTCCATTCTAAAAAGTCATGGGAGTTTTTGATATGGGAATTTTGCTTTATTTggtacaaaagaaagaaagttgtTTTAGGGTAGAATCTGATATTATAGGGCCAATTTTGAGGGAGAAAGTGAACTTCTCcctatgaaaaataaaaaaaaattggcaagTAAAATTGATTGAAATCATACAACAATATCTCCTAATATACTAAAGGCAGATAAAAATGCCCCTTTATCCCTAAGGGAGATCAAGAATTTCTTGCCCAAGGGTTGGCACAGGATAATATACCTGATTAAATCAGCGATCGATATGACCTTCAAGTTCTCTCTCAGTGCAAATTGCTGGAGCTTTGGTAGTCGAGCCATGGAACCATCATCATCTACAATCTCACAAAGTACAGCAACTGGGTCTAACCCAGCCAACATGGTAAGATCAACAGAAGCTTCTGTATGTCCAGATCTTTTCAAAACACCTCCCTCCCTGTACTTCAGAGGAAAGATATGACCTGGACGGTTGAAATCTTCAGGTTTTGAGTCTCTTGAGGCAAGAGCCAATATTGTTGTTGCCCTATCATGAGCTGATACCCCAGTGGTTGTACCATGTTTTGCATCCTACAAAAGTGCTTTATAGTCAGGATAAAAGACAAGATTATCAAAATTACAAAAGCACTGAGCAGACATTTCAAGATGGACCAAATACATACCACTGACACTGTGAATGCCGTACGAAGTTTTTCCTCGTTCTCCTTATGTGTTACCATCAAAGGAAGTTGCAATCTTTCTAGGTCGTCTTCTTTCATACTTACGCATACAATTCCTGTTCCATGTTTTACAAAAAAAGCCATAGCTTCAGGTGTCACCAAGGATCCTGCCATTATCAAATCTCCCTCATTTTCTCTGTCTTCATCATCTACAACAATGACCATCTGAATGATAAAATCAAAGTTATTAATGAtttgaacaaaataaaataaaataaaataaaaaaccagaaCCTGCAACATAAACAAGATAGAGAACAGACCTTGCCTTGGCGGATGTCTTCGATTGCCTCTGGGATGGAAGAGAACCCTGCAGTAGGGTGATCCAGATCATGCTCCTCTGTATCATCAAAAAGATCATCAGTTGCAGGAATCATCTCCGCTGCAAGTGTTCCAAATAGTATTGCATCAGGTTGCATCTCCACACCCTTCTCCGCATCAATCAAAGTACTTTGTCCAGTCACTCTACCACCTTTGGGATAAGATAGGAGATCACCTTCTCCAGAAAGTACTGTAGCCCTAACTCTACCATTACCCTTATTCAGATTCATCAGTGCCATGTTTGATGTCTTCACATTCATGACAAATGGATTCATACCTCGCaatccattgaaccaattgaagtTTTTGTGCCCCCTATAGAAAGAATAAATGGTTAGTCCAACTacagaaaaaaataatgagaaGGAATTAAGAACTTGACTGATCAGTAGCATGCATGAACATATATAATTAGCAATTCAAATTTTAAGTACTGGCCCATCTAAAGATGAAAGGGAAAAGTAATCTGGTAACACATTACATTTGAATAAAAAGTTCATTAATACTGCATTTATTACTTCAAGACTTAAGAAATGCACATAACATGAATTAACTCGCTCAACCGGACTAGTTTTTATCCCTGCCCAAGTGAGTGCACTCGGGATTCGCCAATCCACTGCAGATGCTTTCAATAGACACTTCCACACTTTCAAACTACGACCATTGGAAAATTCAAGCCCAAATTTGTAAGTTAAGATATTAAGACCACAATGAAACATAAAGCAAGCACAAATGTTGAAATGAATaatgagaaattttcaaactttgCAGTTTTacttcccataaaattaaataataatccCAAGAAGATAGCTTGTTTTAGACAGGTGAGATAATTAGAGATTCTGATGACAATTTTCTTGCAGCTAGATGTTGCTGGTTCAGAAGCACAGGTACGAGGCAGATGCAGCCACCATGATGCAGGGGATGGAGCAAACTCTTCAATTCAAGTCTGAGCAGATCTAAGTAGGAGGAGATAATGAACATCTCTACGTGCTCTtggcttttaaccccttttaTTTATGATTTGGACTTTCTACATGTGTTAAGTTCGATGTCTTTTAGTTACGTATAAAAGTTTTGTAATAAGGTAGCTCAGGAATTAGGTTCCAAAGCTAGGAAAGATTTTCTCACAAAGTGTGGATAGTGGTATTAGGTTGAGagaaccctccccccccccccccccccccaagaagAAGAGGCTGGTTCATTAACTGTTACGACTGAATGGTGTGTGAGTGGTATTATATGTGTCGTCAGAACTATGCATACTGTATCTAGTTTTCAATATAAATCCATGATaattaccttaaaaaaaaaaaagcataaccCTGTTCCAATCCACAATCAAACATTAACAGGACCAAAAAGAGCAAAAATGCCCATAACATTTGTGCCTAAAATCCCTTTCAAAAGAGAAGGGAGGGAGTAAATCCACACAAGATGATAACTTGGAACAAGCAGAAGCTAAAAATTCAACCAGAAGTGAGATGCAAACAAAAGATCACCAAAACCCAGACGAGATACACATTCAAACAATCTCAAAAAACAAATAACTCCATAGAAATTACAAAGGAAATTCGCCAAATACGGAAGGATGAGAAAGAAGCAACTTACCCAGAACAAAACAGAGCTCTGTTAGAGTAAGAAACGTTGACGGATGATGCCATTGCTCTTGCTCTGCTCACCAAATCTGAGCTTCTATGTATATATAAACAGAAACCCACCTTGAAAAATTAGGTGCAACTGTGGGTGGGGAAGCAGCCCCGAACCATCGAATactaaaataatataatatatgtataagaaaagaaaaaattgaagaCGGCGAACAGAAAGGGATGGGACGAATGTGGGTAAGGGCTAGAAAGCTCAGAAAGTCAGAAACTCAAAGGCGTTTTGGCGACAAGGTAAAGTCAGACTCGCCAACTAACACAGTAACACAAGATGAACGGTTTGAGTTTTGCATCTTATCTGCTTGTAGAAATAACCGTTTGATAGGAAAAACGTCTCACCCCAGTCTCCAATCACATTTTGAGAGGCTCACATCTGTCTCCTGTTTGCGCGTCGCGCCGCGCCCCTTTCTTTGAATTCACCTTTTGACCCACGCAACCGGCTTTAAGTGTCAACGAGTTTAAGTTGAGTTGAGCTCAATTAAACGGAATCAAACCAGATTCAATGGTCGAATGGACCAGATTGGCTTGGTTTACTCTCCAATATAGAAGGCTTATCATGCCAAATCAGGGTTTAAAAACTTGGAGTCGGATTTGGTCAGATCAGCCCGATCCCAATTTTTGCCAATTGAAACTGACGGATCTAGGAAAGGTTTCTAGGGTTTAAGTCGACTTCAGATCGATTTCTGACCGATTCCGACTAAATTGAAATCAGAAATGACTGAGGCCGGATCGAATtacttaggctatgtttggcatgtattcttggaatacattctatgttgattttaCATTCTCGAACGacaaaaatagttgtttttatcgtctaAGATTGTGAAATCAacaaaaaatgcataccaaCACACAACCTTAATCTTGTGCcaataacaatatttttttttcttttgtaacaACAGATATCAACGATTAGGTTAAAAAAAACTATactatatgattttttttttccgataatCATACTAATTAAATTCGTTAAATATCATTTTGCTATATTATATACACCAAGTACAATCTCTCTTTTTTCATAGTAAAATGGTGAGTTGGCCTTGACTTTCAAGTGAATTGAAGTGTGCTGGCCAATAAATCATGCTTGCCTATATGGGGGTTGTTGAAATAACTTATATTATTTTGTTCTTAGGCTAATGTTTCCTAGTCGGCCTATTAAAGGAAACTTATTTTATCAATTTTGTGAACAGGTAGACCCAATGCTGtctacatgtcaagtttcagtccaatcTAAATTTTAACCAACtaacaaaataatttttttttgaaaaatctgggATTAATAAGAGATGTATGGCACTCGAGGGTGTTGGACATACATGAGACATTATGCATATATGACAcatattgaatttgagtttgagaGTTAACATGTGACTAATCCGATCAACGTCCAATCTATCCAATGGGTAGAATCGGCACCATATCCTAATATCTAGTATAATTATTTGaattgtgtatatatatatatatatactataatatactaTTTTTGCAAGTGAAGCCAagtctattttatttttcatatctaATTGCCCACAAATTATCATCTTATTaggaaaatttcattaatttcaaTAGTTATCAAAATTGTATAAACTATAAACACCAATGAGAACTCAATAGTGTTTAGAGAAGCGCCTATATACAAATAGGataaaagaaatataataaataccaaTTTATTAGAGGTGATTGGCGAAAAATAAGACTATGAAGACAATAAATCTTAGAATTGCAAACATTTTTGTGTTTGTGTGCTTGTAGCCCAATAGCATGCATGGGGCTATCGTTGTTTTCAACCATATTGAAAGTTCAAATTCTTACAAATCGCTCAATGtatctttttctcattttaaaATATGTTTGGTTggtaagaaaataaattttttgacaaaaaagaaaagatgaaaaaaacCACATAATATATTTTCCCCTTTTCCATCCATTTTTACCAACCAAATATACCTTTCTCCTTGATGTTCTAAAGGGCAGGGCTCAACTCTTACAAACAAGCAAGACTATAAATTAAGCATGagtcaaatcaaaccaaaccaagccATTATGGTCTAACCTGAGGAGGAAGCGATTTAAATGAAAGGATCATTCTTTTACCCCTTTTAAGTCACGTGTACTTTAATACGAAATAAATGGACAATAAGTATTTGACTCGTGCGCTTTCCTTGTCTCGACTAACACGGTACCTTTCGAACGGTTCCCTACTTCTCTGTCAGCCGTGGGACTTTTGAGAGATACGGATTCTCCTTTGGATATTGGATATTCCTGCTCTGATGCATGATTGGAGGAGGAAAATTTCATCCTTCCCTCATTGATTATGTAACTATGTTTTGAAATAAACTAGTACGGATTCTCCTTTACTAGTCAAGTTTTAGTCTAaatcatggttcgtaatcttggatTGGATAGGCCGACATCGATTTGATCGGATTAGTATTAGTCAAGGCCGATCCGACAAGGTTTTACTAGATCATCCtttggatcggccgatccaatccgatatttgcttttttatcctttcaaatTCTGATTCATAGATTTATGGTTTCAAATATGTtaggaaaaggaaagagaatctTATTGTTTTTTACCTCTATATTTCGAGTCTTTCACGTTGTTATTTAGAGATTTTTAGTCTCAAATCCTCGAGTGAAACGGAGGGGATCTTACCGTTTGTACTATAAATCTATTATGTGAATATTTCATTCCTTGAAAATATTGATTTCACACAAAACCTTGAGTTTTTTAGGTAATGACAATAGTGGGAGATTGAGGAGGTGGAAAAGATAAACTCAACCTTAAAAATAGGATTATGAAGCAATTACcattttttaagttttcttttttttatatttttatgacCGATACAACAACTGATCCGATAAAACCTggattttagttgttttttacTAATCTACGATGATTTTGACTGATCCGGATCGatattgtcacgcccccatcccgttTGAGGAATAAACTAATgataaaggggtgactaggacgataCGTGTCGTCCCATAAGACTACCGAATCACGATTtgcagtgtcccaacgcatgATCTTAGTCTAAAAGAACATACCATAAGATTGAGTACAAAAGgcaaggaatattccatttccaacgatcataaaataagcggaagcgtttgtAGTAATTACCTCATGTTAAATACGgttaaaagatacataaatagtttggatggatatccagaatgaccatagcataactaccccaaaacaagt
The sequence above is a segment of the Telopea speciosissima isolate NSW1024214 ecotype Mountain lineage chromosome 7, Tspe_v1, whole genome shotgun sequence genome. Coding sequences within it:
- the LOC122668136 gene encoding bifunctional riboflavin biosynthesis protein RIBA 1, chloroplastic-like isoform X1, which gives rise to MASSVNVSYSNRALFCSGGHKNFNWFNGLRGMNPFVMNVKTSNMALMNLNKGNGRVRATVLSGEGDLLSYPKGGRVTGQSTLIDAEKGVEMQPDAILFGTLAAEMIPATDDLFDDTEEHDLDHPTAGFSSIPEAIEDIRQGKMVIVVDDEDRENEGDLIMAGSLVTPEAMAFFVKHGTGIVCVSMKEDDLERLQLPLMVTHKENEEKLRTAFTVSVDAKHGTTTGVSAHDRATTILALASRDSKPEDFNRPGHIFPLKYREGGVLKRSGHTEASVDLTMLAGLDPVAVLCEIVDDDGSMARLPKLQQFALRENLKVISIADLIRYRRKRDRLVERASAAPLPLKWGPFKAYCYNSVLDGIEHIAMVKGDIGDGQDILVRVHSECLTGDIFGSAKCDCGNQLALAMQQIEAAGRGVLVYLRGHEGRGIGLGHKLRAYNLQDDGRDTVEANEELGLPVDSREYGIGAQILRDLGVRTMKLMTNNPAKYIGLKGYGLSIVGRVPLLTPITRENKRYLETKRAKMGHVYNPEFIKNLNGRPSGNENSIVDKPSNEDLNDNDKPSDGVCEA
- the LOC122668136 gene encoding bifunctional riboflavin biosynthesis protein RIBA 1, chloroplastic-like isoform X2, producing MASSVNVSYSNRALFCSGGHKNFNWFNGLRGMNPFVMNVKTSNMALMNLNKGNGRVRATVLSGEGDLLSYPKGGRVTGQSTLIDAEKEEHDLDHPTAGFSSIPEAIEDIRQGKMVIVVDDEDRENEGDLIMAGSLVTPEAMAFFVKHGTGIVCVSMKEDDLERLQLPLMVTHKENEEKLRTAFTVSVDAKHGTTTGVSAHDRATTILALASRDSKPEDFNRPGHIFPLKYREGGVLKRSGHTEASVDLTMLAGLDPVAVLCEIVDDDGSMARLPKLQQFALRENLKVISIADLIRYRRKRDRLVERASAAPLPLKWGPFKAYCYNSVLDGIEHIAMVKGDIGDGQDILVRVHSECLTGDIFGSAKCDCGNQLALAMQQIEAAGRGVLVYLRGHEGRGIGLGHKLRAYNLQDDGRDTVEANEELGLPVDSREYGIGAQILRDLGVRTMKLMTNNPAKYIGLKGYGLSIVGRVPLLTPITRENKRYLETKRAKMGHVYNPEFIKNLNGRPSGNENSIVDKPSNEDLNDNDKPSDGVCEA
- the LOC122668136 gene encoding bifunctional riboflavin biosynthesis protein RIBA 1, chloroplastic-like isoform X3, producing the protein MASSVNVSYSNRALFCSGGHKNFNWFNGLRGMNPFVMNVKTSNMALMNLNKGNGRVRATVLSGEGDLLSYPKEEHDLDHPTAGFSSIPEAIEDIRQGKMVIVVDDEDRENEGDLIMAGSLVTPEAMAFFVKHGTGIVCVSMKEDDLERLQLPLMVTHKENEEKLRTAFTVSVDAKHGTTTGVSAHDRATTILALASRDSKPEDFNRPGHIFPLKYREGGVLKRSGHTEASVDLTMLAGLDPVAVLCEIVDDDGSMARLPKLQQFALRENLKVISIADLIRYRRKRDRLVERASAAPLPLKWGPFKAYCYNSVLDGIEHIAMVKGDIGDGQDILVRVHSECLTGDIFGSAKCDCGNQLALAMQQIEAAGRGVLVYLRGHEGRGIGLGHKLRAYNLQDDGRDTVEANEELGLPVDSREYGIGAQILRDLGVRTMKLMTNNPAKYIGLKGYGLSIVGRVPLLTPITRENKRYLETKRAKMGHVYNPEFIKNLNGRPSGNENSIVDKPSNEDLNDNDKPSDGVCEA